Proteins encoded by one window of Pecten maximus chromosome 15, xPecMax1.1, whole genome shotgun sequence:
- the LOC117344115 gene encoding uncharacterized protein LOC117344115, with product MFPMMIMGRMFLGFGDGPMRIVQDRVIAHWFAEDSVIAVSLVILTRRAGTMLNFMTTANIAVHFGFSSSLWMGAFICSIGIIAGVVLAILDYHGTRNLDEESQLEMASRPVKLSDITNLPKTFWIHVAMIGFHFCTFFSFVSNISQYIQLRYGYTKVVASYITGASYVGPVFFAPFVALLLRKIDCNGLMAMSATTLSIPVYLLMAYCPSIPPLVLTVSIGVVYTFDVVSLSHHNSM from the exons ATGTTCCCTATGATGATCATGGGTCGCATGTTTCTCGGATTTGGCGATGGACCCATGCGTA TCGTCCAGGACCGTGTGATAGCCCATTGGTTCGCCGAGGATTCCGTAATAGCTGTAAGCCTGGTTATACTTACAAGGCGGGCAGGAACTATGCTCAACTTTATGACAACAGCAAATATTGCCGTCCATTTCGGGTTTTCTTCGTCTCTTTGGATGG GAGCCTTTATATGCTCCATTGGAATTATTGCCGGTGTTGTTTTGGCCATACTGGACTACCACGGAACCAGAAATCTCGACGAGGAGTCTCAGCTGGAGATGGCCAGTCGACCCGTC AAGCTGTCAGACATCACCAACTTACCTAAGACATTCTGGATACACGTTGCTATGATTGGCTTCCATTTCTGCACGTTCTTCTCCTTTGTTTCCAATATATC CCAATACATCCAGTTGAGGTACGGATACACCAAAGTGGTCGCCTCATATATCACAGGAGCTTCCTATGTAGGACCCGTGTTTTTCGCGCCCTTTGTTGCACTTCTGCTG AGAAAAATCGACTGTAATGGTCTGATGGCTATGTCGGCCACCACCCTGAGTATCCCTGTGTACCTGCTGATGGCCTACTGTCCCTCCATACCACCTCTGGTCCTTACGGTGTCTATCGGGGTCGTCTACACGTTTGATGTTGTAAGTCTGTCGCATCACAATTCcatgtaa